ACGCCTAGGTGACGTAGTGAGGTGACGTGCTCTTTGCCGGTGAGGTACACCATGGTGTAGCCACCCGAGTTATCCACCACTTGTACGTGTTGCTCACCAAGCGCTGCCTCTAGGGATTGCATCAAGCTGGTGTTCTTTTCTTTTGGTCCGGTAATCAACCATTCGTCTGGCGATAACCAGATGACGGTGCCACTTGGACCAAAGCTGAAGGTGCTTGGCTTCACCGGTAGGCTTTGCTTCAGTGTACTTTCCACTGCGCTCACAAACGCTGGATCGTTAGCGTCACCACGCAAGGTGGTGAAGCCACGTAGTGGTAGTTCGTTTGCCCAGATGCCGGCGGTGTCATTTACTAGGCTGGCACGCGCTGGTAGGTCAAAGTGATGCAGGGGTGACTGCATGTAAGGTTTAAATTCAGCCATTTTGACGCTCTCCTTGCGGATCTAGGAAGACAGATGAGGCAATCGTTGCTTTGTGAACCTTGCCACCTGCCCATACGTGTACAGTGTCGCCCATGCGGTCTAGACCACCTTTGACGACAGCCATGGCGACCGAGCGGCCCATGAAGGCGCTGTAGTAGCTAGAGGTCACGTGACCAAACATTT
The sequence above is a segment of the Leeia speluncae genome. Coding sequences within it:
- a CDS encoding sarcosine oxidase subunit gamma, translated to MAEFKPYMQSPLHHFDLPARASLVNDTAGIWANELPLRGFTTLRGDANDPAFVSAVESTLKQSLPVKPSTFSFGPSGTVIWLSPDEWLITGPKEKNTSLMQSLEAALGEQHVQVVDNSGGYTMVYLTGKEHVTSLRHLGVYDFESIEPGQAISTVISKINVTVYRHDNKGFFVIFRRSFADYVWKIIERTAKPYGFGVCALSSELGLVG